Proteins encoded by one window of Salvia splendens isolate huo1 chromosome 7, SspV2, whole genome shotgun sequence:
- the LOC121741600 gene encoding zinc transporter 1-like produces MSSHKLIILSSLLLLLLPHVSANCGGHDDDQAVRRNHTEALRYKLASIGSVLCAGAIGVSFPILGRRFEVLRPENDVFFMIKAFAAGVILATGFVHILPDAFRSLSSPCLGEDPWGKFPFAGFVAMMAAIGTLVVDTVATSFYKSTHFDKSKLVDEEASGDGHDGHVHVHTHSTHGHAHGAAADAPSLDMSVSDLVRQRIISQVLEVGIVVHSVIIGVSLGASESVETIKPLLAALSFHQFFEGMGLGGCISQAKFKSVTTTIMMIFFSVTTPIGIAVGIGISSVYEENSPKALIVEGILNSASAGILVYMALVDLLAADFMNPRMQSNVRLQLGAHVSLLLGAGSMSFLAKWT; encoded by the exons ATGAGCTCCCACAAACTCATAATCCTATCatctcttcttctcctcctccttccCCATGTTTCCGCCAACTGCGGCGGCCATGATGACGACCAAGCTGTGCGCCGCAACCATACCGAGGCGCTCAGATACAAGCTGGCGTCTATAGGTTCGGTTCTGTGCGCCGGCGCGATCGGCGTGAGCTTCCCGATCCTCGGGCGGAGATTCGAGGTGCTGCGGCCGGAAAACGACGTGTTCTTCATGATAAAGGCTTTCGCGGCAGGGGTGATACTGGCGACCGGATTCGTCCACATCCTCCCCGACGCATTCCGCAGCCTGTCGTCGCCCTGCCTCGGGGAGGATCCGTGGGGGAAGTTCCCCTTTGCCGGATTCGTGGCGATGATGGCGGCGATCGGGACGCTGGTGGTGGACACGGTGGCCACCAGCTTCTACAAGAGCACGCACTTCGACAAATCGAAGCTCGTCGACGAGGAGGCTTCTGGCGACGGCCACGATGGCCACGTGCACGTGCACACTCATTCCACGCACGGCCACGCGCATGGAGCTGCGGCGGACGCTCCGTCGCTTGACATGAGCGTGTCGGATCTAGTCCGACAGCGCATAATATCACAG GTTTTGGAGGTAGGGATTGTGGTTCACTCGGTGATAATCGGAGTGTCGTTGGGAGCATCGGAGAGTGTGGAGACGATTAAGCCGTTGTTGGCCGCACTTTCGTTCCACCAGTTCTTCGAAGGGATGGGGCTTGGTGGCTGCATTTCCCAG GCGAAATTCAAGTCGGTGACGACGACGATTATGATGATATTCTTCTCGGTGACAACACCGATAGGGATCGCAGTGGGGATCGGAATATCAAGCGTATACGAAGAGAACAGCCCCAAGGCTCTAATAGTTGAAGGAATTTTGAATTCTGCATCAGCTGGGATACTGGTTTACATGGCGCTGGTGGATCTGTTAGCAGCAGATTTCATGAACCCAAGGATGCAGAGCAATGTTAGGCTGCAGTTGGGCGCACACGTTTCACTTCTTCTAGGTGCTGGATCTATGTCTTTTTTGGCCAAATGGACTTAG